The Pseudomonas oryzicola genomic sequence AAGACAAAGATTAGTTCACCACTACGGCCGGTGTCAGGCCAACGTATGTAGCCATAACCATTCGGTTATGTTTGAGGTGGCTGATTTCAATATTCATCGCGTGCGGCTTGCCCGAAACTGCAAGTCCGCCTGCCACGCCCAGGCGTTCACATAATTCCAAGAGAGGAAAACCGGCATGCCCGCCCAGGACACCAGCCGCTTCGTGATCCGTGATCGCAACTGGCACCCCAAAGCCCTTACGCCTGACTACAAGACGTCCATTGCCCGTTCGCCGCGCCAGGCACTGGTCAGCATTCCGCAGTCGATCAGCGAAACCACCGGCCCGGACTTTTCCCACCTGGGTTTCGGCGCCCACGACCATGATCTGCTGCTGAACTTCAACCACGGTGGCTTGCCGATCGGTGAGCGCATCATCGTCGCCGGCCGCGTCGTCGACCAGTACGGCAAGCCTGTGCCGAATACCTTGGTGGAAATGTGGCAGGCCAACGCCGGTGGCCGCTACCGTCACAAGAATGACCGTTACCTGGCACCGCTGGACCCGAACTTCGGTGGTGTCGGCCGCTGCCTGACCGACCGTGACGGCTACTACAGCTTCCGCACCATCAAGCCGGGCCCGTACCCCTGGCGCAACGGGCCGAACGACTGGCGTCCGGCGCATATCCATTTCGCCATCAGCGGCCCTTCGATCGCCACCAAACTGATCACCCAGTTGTACTTCGAGGGTGATCCGCTGATCCCGATGTGCCCGATCGTCAAGTCGATCGCCAACCCGCAAGCGGTGCAGCAACTGATCGCCAAGCTCGACATGAGCAACGCCAACCCGATGGATTGCCTGGCCTACCGCTTCGACATCGTGCTGCGCGGCCAGCGCAAGACCCACTTCGAAAACTGCTGAGGACCCCGCCATGCCAATCGAACTGCTGCCGGAAACCCCTTCGCAGACTGCCGGCCCCTACGTACACATCGGCCTGGCCCTGGAAGCGGCCGGCAACCCGACCCGCGACCAGGAAATCTGGAACCGCCTGGCCAGGCCAGATGCGCCCGGCGAGCATATCCTGCTGATCGGCCATGTATATGACGGCAATGGCCACCTGGTGCGGGACTCGTTCCTGGAGCTCTGGCAAGCCGATGCCAATGGTGAATACCAGGATGCCTACAACCTGGAAAACGCCTTCAACAGCTTTGGCCGCACGGCTACAACCTTCGATGCGGGCGAGTGGACTGCACATACGGTGAAGCCAGGCGTGGTGAAGAACGCTGCCGGTGTGCCAATGGCACCGCACATCAACATCAGCCTGTTTGCCCGGGGGATCAACATCCACCTCCACACACGCCTGTATTTCGATGATGAAGCGCAGGCCAATGCCAAGTGCCCGGTGCTCAACCTGATCGAGCAGCCGCAGCGGCGCGAGACCCTGGTGGCCAAGCGGTGCGAGGTGGACGGGAAGACGGCGTATCGCTTCGATATCCGTATTCAGGGGGAAGGGGAGACGGTTTTCTTCGACTTCTGAGTTGGAGCTTGGGGCTGCAAAGCAGCCCCGGCTATCTGAAGGTCAGCGCCGAACCAGCAAAACCCCACTTTCCATATGGTGGGTATAGGGGAACTGGTCAAACAACGCACAGCGCTCGATACGGTGGGTGTCGTGCAACTGGGCAATGTTCGCCGCCAGCGTCTCCGGGTTGCACGAGATGTACAGGATCCGCTCGAAACGCCGGGTCAGCTCGCAGGTATCCGGGTCCATCCCCGCGCGCGGCGGGTCGACGAATACCGTGCCGAAGTCATAGCCCTTCAGGTCGATGCCTTCCAGGCGACGGAACGGTCGCACCTCATTCAGTGCCTGGGTCAGCTCCTCCGCCGACAGCCGCACCAGCTGCACGTTGTCCACCGCGTTCTCGTCGAGGTTGCTCAGCGCGGCATTGACCGAAGTCTTGCTGATTTCGGTGGCCAGTACCTGGCGCACGCGGGTGGCCAGCGGCAGGGTGAAATTGCCGTTGCCGCAATAGAGTTCCAGCAGGTCGTCTTCGCGCTCGCCAATGGCCTCGAAGGCCCAGCTCAGCATTTTCTGGTTCACCGCACCGTTCGGTTGGGTGAACGCGCCTTCCGGTTGGCGATAGCTGAACACGCGGCCAGCCACGTCGAGTTTTTCCACCGCGTAGTCGCGGCCGATCACCAGGCGTTTGCCCTTGGAACGGCCTATCACGCTTACGCCCAGTTCGCCAGCCAGCTGTCGTGCAGCCACTTCCCAGGCTTCGTCCAGCGGGCGGTGATAGCACATCGTGACCATGGCATCACCCGCCAGGGTAGTCAGGAACTCTACCTGGAACAGCCGGTTGCCGAGTTCTTCGCTGGCCTGCCAGGCCGCCTTCAGGCGCGGCATCAACTCGTTGATTCGCTGGCTGGCAATCGGGAAGTCGTCGATCAGGATCGCCTTGTGCTTCTCGCCCGGAGCGAACATGGCGTAGTGACGCTGACCATCCTCGCGCCACAGGCGGAACTCGGCACGCAGGCGGTAGTGCTCTCGCGGCGAATCGAAGACAGCCGGCTCCGGCGCACCGAACGGCGCCAGCAGCTCGCGCAGCCGGGCCACCTTGGCGTCCAGCTGGGTGGCATAGGAGGAGGGGTCGAAAACAGCACTCATGCGTTGAACCAGCCCAGCTTGATGACGAACAGGATGGAAAGGATCACCAGGGCCGGGTTCAGGTCGCGGTGGCGACCGGAAATCAGCTTGACGGCGGTCCAGGCGATGAAGCCGAAGGCGATGCCGTTGGCGATGGAGTAGGTCAGCGGCATGGCCAGGGCGGTCACCACCACCGGTGCGGCCTCGGTGACGTCGTCCCAGTTTATTTCCGCCAGGCCCGAAGCCATCAGTACCGCGACGAACAGCAGCGCCGGGGCGGTGGCGAAGGCCGGCACGCTACCGGCCAGCGGAGCGAAGAACAGCGCCAGCAGGAACAGCACAGCGACCACGATGGCGGTCAGGCCGGTGCGGCCACCGGCGCTCACGCCTGCAGCGGATTCGATGTAGCTGGTGGTGGTCGAGGTGCCCAGCAACGACCCGGCCATGGCTGCGGTACTGTCGGCGATCAGCGCACGGCCCATCTTTGGCATGTGCCCGTCCTTGCCCATCAGCCCGGCACGCTTGGCCACGCCGATCAGGGTGCCGGAGTTGTCGAACAAGTCGACGAACAGGAAGGCGAAGATCACGCTGACCAGGCCGACGTCCAGCGCACCGGCGATGTCCAGCTGCAGGAAGGTCGGGGCCAGCGACGGTGGCATGGAGACGATGCCGCCGAAGGGGGTCACGCCCATCACGATCGAGGCGATGGTCACGGCAAGGATGCCGATCAGCACCGCGCCGCGCACTTTCAGCGACTCCAGGCCGACAATCAGGAAGAAGCCCAGGGTAGCGAGGAGCGGTGCCGGCTGCTTGAGGTCGCCCAGGCCCACCAGGGTGGCCGGGTTATCGACGACGATGCCGGCGTTATGCAGGGCGATCAGCGCCAGGAACAAGCCGATACCGGCGGCAATGGCCGAACGCAGCGGCAGCGGGATGCTGTTCACGATCCATTCGCGGATGCGGAAGATCGACAACAGGAAGAACATCACCGCCGACAGGAATACCGCGCCCAGTGCCACCTGCCAGGTGTGGCCCATGTGCAGCACCACGGTGTAGGTGAAGAATGCGTTCAGGCCCATGCCCGGAGCCAGGGCGATCGGGTAGTTGGCGATCAGGCCCATGGTCACCGAACCGATGGCCGCAGCCAGGCAGGTGGCGACGAAGACCGCGCCCTTGTCCATGCCGGTCTCGCCGAGGATGCTCGGGTTGACGAACAGGATGTAGGCCATGGCCAGGAAGGTCGTGACGCCCGCGAGAATCTCGGTGCGCACATTGGTGTTGTGTGCTCTCAGTTGAAACAGCCTTTCCAGCATGCCCGCTCCCCGAGGCGCTCCAGGCGCCATCAATCTGTCGACCCCAACAGCAAAGCACAGACCGTACCGCTTGCGGTGGTTTTGCGTGGGGCGGAAAAAAGCCGCGCATCATACCAGCATGCTCAGCGGGGGCCTATGGCTGTTGGGGTATGGCTTTTCTGTGGCCAGAACAAGGCTGCATTCAGCCGTTATGCAACCGATCCCGTCTGGCCAGCGTCGGGAACAGTTTTATCCACAGCCCGGTCACCACCAGGGTGCCGACACCGCCCAACACCACTGCCGGCACTGTGCCAAACCAGTGCGCCGTCACCCCCGATTCGAACTCGCCGAGCTGGTTCGAAGCACCGATGAACAGGCCGTTCACCGCGCTGACCCGTCCGCGCATTTCATCCGGTGTTTCCAGCTGCACGAAGGCGCCGCGGATGACCATGCTGATCATGTCCGCCGCGCCCAGTACCACCAGTACCGCAAGCGAGAACCAGAACGAGGTCGACAGGCCAAAGGCAATGGTCGCCACACCGAACACGCCGACCGCCGTGAACATGGTCCGCCCCACGTTGCGCTCGAACGGGAACCGCGCCAGCCATAGCGACATCAACAGCGCCCCCACTGCCGGCGCCGAGCGCAGCAAGCCGAGGCCCAGCGGCCCGGTCAGCAGGATGTCCTTGGCGAACACCGGCAGCAGCGCGGTGGCGCCGCCCAGCAATACGGCGAACAGGTCCAGCGAGATGGCGCCGAGGATGTCGGGCCGGCTGCGGATGAAACGGATGCCGGCCAGCAGCGATTCGAGGCTGGCGCGCCCACGCTGGGCCACCTGGCCGCGTGCCTGCAGGCTCAGGGTCAGTACACAGGCGATGGCGTACAGGGCCACGGTCGGGCCGTATACCCAGAGGCTGCCGAAGGCATACAGGAAGCCGCCCAGCGCCGGCGCCACGATGGTCGCCGCCTGGGTGGCCGACGCCGACGCCGCCACTGCCCGTGGGAACAGCCCGGCCGGCACCACGTTGGGCAGCAGCGCCTGGGTCGCCGGCATCTCGAAGGAGCGCGTGGCGCCGAGCAGGAAGGCCAGGGCGAAGATCAGTTCGCGAGTGACGTTGTCGGTGGCGCTGCCCACTGCCAGTGCCAAGGCAATCAGCCCTTGCAGGGTTTGGCACAATGCGGCGACCTTGCGCCGGTCATAGCGGTCGGCGACATGCCCGGTATGCAACATGAACAGCACACGCGGGGCGAACTCGACCAGCCCGACCAGGCCCAGGTCCAGCACATTGCCAGTCAACTGGTAGAGGTGCCAGCCAATAGCCACGGTGAGCATCTGGAAACCGCTGGCGGTGAATACGCGGGCCAGCCAGAAGGCCAGGAAAGGGCGGTGATGACGCAGCAACTGCGAAGCGGAATCGGACATCGGAAACCCGGAGCGTCGGCACGGTAGAGGGCCTCGCAGCGTATCATCTGTTTGTAACAAATGGTTGCTGTTTGCCCGGATCGGCACTTTTCCCGGCCTTTTGAAAGAGGGTGGGGCAACTGGTCACGCGGCAATCAACCGCACGGCCCGGCGCGCGATTCAGGACTATGCTTCCTAGCATTCGTTGATCTGGATCAATCGTTGCTTTTGCAACGGCTGGCCAACGACGTGGCCCTCTGGGCCGGAATCCCTGCGATCGAACAGAACAATTCCAACACGCCACACTCGACTACCGTGGGGGCAGTGGGCGACGGGGCCAGCAGCCCGGACGCCGGATTATCTGAAGAGGAAGCACCATGTTCGGAATAGAGGCCCTGGAACTCGCCCGAATGCAGTTTGCCTTTACCGTTTCGTTCCACATTCTGTTCCCGGCCATCACCATTGGCCTGGCCAGCTACCTGGCCGTCCTCGAAGGCCTCTGGTTGCGGACCGACAACCAGGTCTACCGTGACCTTTATCACTTCTGGTCGAAGATCTTTGCCGTCAACTTCGGCATGGGTGTGGTCTCCGGCCTGGTCATGGCTTATCAGTTCGGCACCAACTGGAGCCGCTTCTCCGACTTTGCCGGCGCCATCACCGGCCCGTTGCTCACCTACGAGGTGCTGACCGCGTTCTTCCTCGAAGCAGGTTTCCTGGGCGTCATGCTGTTCGGCTGGAACCGCGTCGGCCGCGGCCTGCATTTCTTTTCCACGGTGATGGTAGCGCTCGGCACGCTGGTCTCGACCTTCTGGATCCTCGCCTCCAACAGCTGGATGCAGACCCCGCAAGGCCACGAGATCATCGATGGCCGGGTGGTGCCGGTGGACTGGCTGGCAGTGGTATTCAACCCGTCGTTCCCTTACCGCCTGATGCACATGGCCACTGCCGCGTTCGTGGCCACGGCATTCTTCGTCGGCGCCTCGGCGGCCTGGCACCTGCTGCGCGGGCGTGACAACCCAGCGCTGCGCAAGATGCTGTCGATGGCCATGTGGATGGCGCTGATCGTGGCACCGATCCAGGCTGTGATCGGTGACTTCCACGGCCTCAACACGCTCAAGCACCAGCCGGTGAAGATCGCCGCGATCGAAGGCCACTGGGAGAACGTGCCCGGCGAGCCAACCCCGCTGATCCTGTTCGGCATCCCCGACATGCAGGCCGAGACCACTCGCTTCAAGCTCGAGATCCCGGCGCTCGGTAGCCTGATCCTGACCCACAGCCTGGACAAGCAGGTGCCGGCGATGAAGGAGTTCCCGCCGGAAGACCGGCCCAACTCGACCATCGTCTTCTGGTCGTTCCGGATCATGGTCGGGCTGGGGCTGCTGATGATCTTCGTCGGCCTGTGGAGCCTGTGGCTGCGCAAGCGCGGCACACTCTATACCTCACGCCCGTTCCTGCATCTGGCCTTGTGGATGGGCCCGTCCGGGCTGATCGCCTTGCTGGCCGGGTGGTTCACCACCGAAATCGGCCGCCAGCCCTGGGTGGTGTACGGCCTGATGCGCACCGCGGACGGTGTGTCCAACCACAGCTACGCCCAGCTCGGCTTCACCCTGGTGGCCTTCGTGGTGGTGTATTTCGCCCTGTTCGGTACTGGCCTTGGCTACATGATGCGCCTGGTGCGCAAAGGCCCGCAGACCGGCGAAGGCGACGAGCACAGCAGCGGTGGCCCTGGCACCAAACGCACGCCGGCGCGGCCGCTGTCCGCCGCCGATGATGGCCGTGAGGCCAACTCCGCCAGCCTGAGCAAGGAAAACTGAACCATGGGTATCGACCTTTCGCTGATCTGGGCCGTGATCATCATCTTCGGCGTGATGATGTACGTGGTGATGGATGGTTTCGACCTGGGAATCGGCATGCTCTTCCCGTTCGTCAAGGGCGAGCGTGATCGCGATGTGATGATGAACACCGTCGCTCCCGTGTGGGACGGTAACGAAACCTGGCTGGTCCTGGGAGGGGCCGGGCTGTTCGGCGCGTTCCCGATGGCCTACTCGGTGGTGCTGGAGGCGCTGTACCTGCCGTTGATCCTGATGCTGATCGGCCTGATCTTCCGTGGCGTGGCCTTCGAGTTCCGCTTCAAGGCCAAGGACGACAAGCGCCATATCTGGGACAAGGCGTTCATCGGGGGCTCGCTGGTCGCCACTTTCTTCCAGGGCGTGGCCCTGGGTGCGTTCCTCGAGGGCTTCAAGGTGGTCGACCGGCATTTCGCCGGTGGTACGCTCGATTGGCTGACCCCGTTCAGCCTGTTCTGCGGCCTGGGGCTGATCGTTGCCTACACCCTGTTGGGCTGCACTTGGCTGATCATGAAGACCGAGGGGCCGCTGCAGCAGAAGATGCACGACATTGCCCGCCCGCTGGCGCTGGTGTTGCTGGTGGTGATCGGCATTGTCAGCCTGTGGACACCGATCGCCTACCCACAGATCGCTGACCGCTGGTTCAGCATGCCTAACCTGGTCTGGTTCATGCCAGTGCCGATCCTGGTGCTGGTCACCTTCTACGGCTTGCTCAAGGCAGTGGCGCGCAATGCTCACTACACGCCGTTCCTGCTCACCCTGGTGCTGATATTCCTCGGCTACAGCGGCTTGGGTATCAGCCTGTGGCCGAACATCATCCCGCCGTCGATCTCGATCTGGGATGCCGCGGCGCCACCGCAGAGCCAGGGCTTCATGCTGGTGGGCACACTGTTCATTCTGCCATTCATCCTCATGTACACCTTCTGGAGTTATTACGTGTTCCGCGGCAAGGTTACCCACGAAGACGGCTATCACTAGGAGGGCCGCATGATGACCGGCAAGCATGGCTTGGAGGAGAAAAAGCCCCTGTGGCAGCGGCTGGGCTGGCTGTTGCTGATCTGGGCAATGAGCGTGGCAGCGCTGGGTGTGGCGGCCTGGGTGATGCGTCTGTTCATGGGCGCCGCAGGTCTGACCACCCATTGAAGCAAGCAGTTCTGGCCAATCGCCAGCAAGCCAGCTCCCACAGCTTGGTCATGCCCTCGAAGGCTACGCTGTAACTGTGGCAACTGACTTGCCGGCGATAGCGCCGGTACAGGCTTATTTACGGGCTTTCAGGATGACGAACTTGGGCGTAGCCGCCACCTGCTCCACGCCGCGGAACAACCGCGCCAGCTTGCTGTGATAGCCCAGGTGCCGGTTACCCACGATATACAGCGCCCCACCCACCACCAGCGCCTCACGCGCCTGCTGGAACATGCGCCAGGCGAGGAAATCGCCCACTACCTGCTGCTGGTGGAACGGCGGGTTGCACAGCACCACGTCCAGCGACTGTTTCTCTGCCCCGGCCAGCCCGTCTGCCGCAAGGAACGTCGCCGCGCGCTCGGCCAATGCGGCCTGCCAGTTTTCCTGCGCCGATTGCACTGCCATGTATGACTCGTCGATCAGGGTGTACTCGGCCTCGGGATTGGCCAGGGCGCTGGCAATCGCCAGCACACCGTTGCCGCAGCCCAAGTCCGCCACCCGGGCGCGCCCCAGGTCGCGTGGCAGGTGCGGCAGGAAGGCGCGGGTGCCGATGTCCAGGCCTTCGCGGCAGAACACGTTGGCGTGGTTGACCAGCTCCAGCGCTGGCGCGTCGAGGCGGTAGCGGCTGGGGTAGGGCGACCGGGCGAGCGGCCGCGTGGCCAGCGTCGCCGTCAGCAAGCGGGCCTTTTTCTGCGCCAGCGAGGCCTGCACCGGGCCGATGTATTTCTCCATCAGGTCACCGGCAGCCCGGGGCAGGTGCTTGATCATCGCTCCGGCAATCACTTGTGCGCCGGGCGCCAGGTGGCCTTGCAGGCGGATCAGCTGCTCTTCGAGCAAAGCCAGGGTCTTGGGTACGCGCAGCAGCACCCGGTCGAACGAGCCTTGCCAATGTTCGCTGGCCGCTACGAAGGGGACGCTGTCGAACGGCAGGCCATTGCGTACCAGGTTTTTTTCCAGAGCCAGGTGCGCCAGGTGCGAATCGCCACTACTGACCACTTGCAGCTTGCCGGCCAGGCTGGCAGCCAGGGCGCCGAAGCTGTCGTTGAGCACCAGCACCCGGCAATCGGCCGTCGGGGCCTGCTCGTGCAACTGCGCAAGCAGGTATTCGTCGGCTGCATCGAAAGCCTGCAAGGGGTCGTTGGCCTGATCCGGCTGGCGGATCAGGTCGAGTTCGGCGTAGGGAGTGGTCAGCAGGGGCATGGCGTCTGGCTCAGGAACGATCTGCCCGTTGCGGTTCGCCTCGGGCTTTGCCGGGCGATTCTACAGGGCTTTGCTCAAGGTCGCAGGTTTGCCCGTCAGATCCAGCCGCGCATGGCAGCAATGGCGATGGCGCCAGCCTTGTTGGCGGCATTGGTCTTGGTCATCACGCTGCGGATGTGGAAATTCACCGTGCTTTGCGACAGTGACAGGATGCAAGCCACGTCGGCGGCGGTCTTGCCAGCGGCTGACCATTTCAGCACTTCCAGTTCCCGTTTGCTCATCTTGGGCTGCGGGGGGCACAGTGCATTCAGGTGGTATTCACCAAGCACCGCATGCAGGGTATGGCACAGCCACTGCACACTGCCGGCCTTGTCGTAGAGTTCGGTAATGCCGATGGTGCCGGTGGGCCTGGCCACGCTGATCTGGCTTTCATTGTGCTGCAAGTCGTGCAATGACTGTGTCCAGCCATGGCGCAGGCCATACTGGCAGGCTGCTTGACGAAACTGCGGGGCTTCACGATACAGGTCGTCATTCCAGAGCACGGGCATGGTCGAGCTGTGGCTCGCATTGGCGGCGGCGTCCTGCTTGTAGAACTCATCGCGCTGGTAACGCTCGATCCATTCTTTCGGGTAATTGCTGTAGAGGTACAACCGTGGCGTTTGCGTCGCGATCTGGATGCGAACGTTCAGTCCCAGGTAAACCATGTCCAGGTCCTGGGCCAGGTGCAC encodes the following:
- the trmA gene encoding tRNA (uridine(54)-C5)-methyltransferase TrmA, which encodes MSAVFDPSSYATQLDAKVARLRELLAPFGAPEPAVFDSPREHYRLRAEFRLWREDGQRHYAMFAPGEKHKAILIDDFPIASQRINELMPRLKAAWQASEELGNRLFQVEFLTTLAGDAMVTMCYHRPLDEAWEVAARQLAGELGVSVIGRSKGKRLVIGRDYAVEKLDVAGRVFSYRQPEGAFTQPNGAVNQKMLSWAFEAIGEREDDLLELYCGNGNFTLPLATRVRQVLATEISKTSVNAALSNLDENAVDNVQLVRLSAEELTQALNEVRPFRRLEGIDLKGYDFGTVFVDPPRAGMDPDTCELTRRFERILYISCNPETLAANIAQLHDTHRIERCALFDQFPYTHHMESGVLLVRR
- a CDS encoding cytochrome ubiquinol oxidase subunit I codes for the protein MFGIEALELARMQFAFTVSFHILFPAITIGLASYLAVLEGLWLRTDNQVYRDLYHFWSKIFAVNFGMGVVSGLVMAYQFGTNWSRFSDFAGAITGPLLTYEVLTAFFLEAGFLGVMLFGWNRVGRGLHFFSTVMVALGTLVSTFWILASNSWMQTPQGHEIIDGRVVPVDWLAVVFNPSFPYRLMHMATAAFVATAFFVGASAAWHLLRGRDNPALRKMLSMAMWMALIVAPIQAVIGDFHGLNTLKHQPVKIAAIEGHWENVPGEPTPLILFGIPDMQAETTRFKLEIPALGSLILTHSLDKQVPAMKEFPPEDRPNSTIVFWSFRIMVGLGLLMIFVGLWSLWLRKRGTLYTSRPFLHLALWMGPSGLIALLAGWFTTEIGRQPWVVYGLMRTADGVSNHSYAQLGFTLVAFVVVYFALFGTGLGYMMRLVRKGPQTGEGDEHSSGGPGTKRTPARPLSAADDGREANSASLSKEN
- a CDS encoding NCS2 family permease, producing MLERLFQLRAHNTNVRTEILAGVTTFLAMAYILFVNPSILGETGMDKGAVFVATCLAAAIGSVTMGLIANYPIALAPGMGLNAFFTYTVVLHMGHTWQVALGAVFLSAVMFFLLSIFRIREWIVNSIPLPLRSAIAAGIGLFLALIALHNAGIVVDNPATLVGLGDLKQPAPLLATLGFFLIVGLESLKVRGAVLIGILAVTIASIVMGVTPFGGIVSMPPSLAPTFLQLDIAGALDVGLVSVIFAFLFVDLFDNSGTLIGVAKRAGLMGKDGHMPKMGRALIADSTAAMAGSLLGTSTTTSYIESAAGVSAGGRTGLTAIVVAVLFLLALFFAPLAGSVPAFATAPALLFVAVLMASGLAEINWDDVTEAAPVVVTALAMPLTYSIANGIAFGFIAWTAVKLISGRHRDLNPALVILSILFVIKLGWFNA
- the pcaG gene encoding protocatechuate 3,4-dioxygenase subunit alpha, with protein sequence MPIELLPETPSQTAGPYVHIGLALEAAGNPTRDQEIWNRLARPDAPGEHILLIGHVYDGNGHLVRDSFLELWQADANGEYQDAYNLENAFNSFGRTATTFDAGEWTAHTVKPGVVKNAAGVPMAPHINISLFARGINIHLHTRLYFDDEAQANAKCPVLNLIEQPQRRETLVAKRCEVDGKTAYRFDIRIQGEGETVFFDF
- the cydB gene encoding cytochrome d ubiquinol oxidase subunit II, which gives rise to MGIDLSLIWAVIIIFGVMMYVVMDGFDLGIGMLFPFVKGERDRDVMMNTVAPVWDGNETWLVLGGAGLFGAFPMAYSVVLEALYLPLILMLIGLIFRGVAFEFRFKAKDDKRHIWDKAFIGGSLVATFFQGVALGAFLEGFKVVDRHFAGGTLDWLTPFSLFCGLGLIVAYTLLGCTWLIMKTEGPLQQKMHDIARPLALVLLVVIGIVSLWTPIAYPQIADRWFSMPNLVWFMPVPILVLVTFYGLLKAVARNAHYTPFLLTLVLIFLGYSGLGISLWPNIIPPSISIWDAAAPPQSQGFMLVGTLFILPFILMYTFWSYYVFRGKVTHEDGYH
- a CDS encoding MFS transporter — translated: MSDSASQLLRHHRPFLAFWLARVFTASGFQMLTVAIGWHLYQLTGNVLDLGLVGLVEFAPRVLFMLHTGHVADRYDRRKVAALCQTLQGLIALALAVGSATDNVTRELIFALAFLLGATRSFEMPATQALLPNVVPAGLFPRAVAASASATQAATIVAPALGGFLYAFGSLWVYGPTVALYAIACVLTLSLQARGQVAQRGRASLESLLAGIRFIRSRPDILGAISLDLFAVLLGGATALLPVFAKDILLTGPLGLGLLRSAPAVGALLMSLWLARFPFERNVGRTMFTAVGVFGVATIAFGLSTSFWFSLAVLVVLGAADMISMVIRGAFVQLETPDEMRGRVSAVNGLFIGASNQLGEFESGVTAHWFGTVPAVVLGGVGTLVVTGLWIKLFPTLARRDRLHNG
- a CDS encoding autoinducer binding domain-containing protein translates to MHHWKPEYLHAFVSERSPQRLFDIAVHLAQDLDMVYLGLNVRIQIATQTPRLYLYSNYPKEWIERYQRDEFYKQDAAANASHSSTMPVLWNDDLYREAPQFRQAACQYGLRHGWTQSLHDLQHNESQISVARPTGTIGITELYDKAGSVQWLCHTLHAVLGEYHLNALCPPQPKMSKRELEVLKWSAAGKTAADVACILSLSQSTVNFHIRSVMTKTNAANKAGAIAIAAMRGWI
- a CDS encoding methyltransferase, with the translated sequence MPLLTTPYAELDLIRQPDQANDPLQAFDAADEYLLAQLHEQAPTADCRVLVLNDSFGALAASLAGKLQVVSSGDSHLAHLALEKNLVRNGLPFDSVPFVAASEHWQGSFDRVLLRVPKTLALLEEQLIRLQGHLAPGAQVIAGAMIKHLPRAAGDLMEKYIGPVQASLAQKKARLLTATLATRPLARSPYPSRYRLDAPALELVNHANVFCREGLDIGTRAFLPHLPRDLGRARVADLGCGNGVLAIASALANPEAEYTLIDESYMAVQSAQENWQAALAERAATFLAADGLAGAEKQSLDVVLCNPPFHQQQVVGDFLAWRMFQQAREALVVGGALYIVGNRHLGYHSKLARLFRGVEQVAATPKFVILKARK
- a CDS encoding DUF2474 domain-containing protein, producing MMTGKHGLEEKKPLWQRLGWLLLIWAMSVAALGVAAWVMRLFMGAAGLTTH
- the pcaH gene encoding protocatechuate 3,4-dioxygenase subunit beta; its protein translation is MPAQDTSRFVIRDRNWHPKALTPDYKTSIARSPRQALVSIPQSISETTGPDFSHLGFGAHDHDLLLNFNHGGLPIGERIIVAGRVVDQYGKPVPNTLVEMWQANAGGRYRHKNDRYLAPLDPNFGGVGRCLTDRDGYYSFRTIKPGPYPWRNGPNDWRPAHIHFAISGPSIATKLITQLYFEGDPLIPMCPIVKSIANPQAVQQLIAKLDMSNANPMDCLAYRFDIVLRGQRKTHFENC